The Chryseobacterium phocaeense genome includes the window GCAGACTGGATCATCGATATGGGTCCGGGGTCCGGAAAAAACGGAGGAAAAATCATTTATGAAGGTACATTTAAAGGATTAAAAGCTTCTGAAGGCAAGACAGGCCATTATTTTTCAGAAAACCCACAGTACAAAAAGAAGCCGGAAACATCCGATGAATATCTGGAAATCAAAAATGCAACACTGAATAACTTAAAAAATGTTAGTGTAAAAATCCCGAAAAAGATAATGACCGTTGTGACAGGCGTTGCAGGCTCAGGAAAAAGTACCCTGATTAATCAGGTTCTGCCCACATTTTATCCTGATGTAACGGTGATTGACCAGAGACTTTTTACGGCCAGCACCCGCTCCAATTTACTGACCTATCTGAATGTATCGGATGCGCTGCGGAAGCTTTTCGCGGAAGCCAACGGGGTTTCGGATAAACTGTTCAGTACCAATAGTGAAGGAGCGTGTAAAAACTGTAACGGACTGGGCATTGAAAAGATAGACCTTGCTTTTATGGACGATATTGAGCAGCATTGCGAAGTTTGCGGAGGAAGCGGATTCGCCCCTGAAGTTCTTGAATACACCTATAACCAAAAGAATATCTGGGAAGTCCTGCAGATGACGGTCTCCGAAGCTATTGATTTTCTGCCCCAGCCTGTTTTCCATCATGACCTGGAGCTTCTTGAAAAACTAGGTTTGGACTATCTGTCGCTCGGTCAGCGGCTAAACAGCTTTTCCGGTGGAGAAAGACAGCGTTTAAAGTTAACGAGAGAATTAAGGCAGTCCAATAAGGTGATCGTCCTGGATGAACCGAGCACAGGGCTGCATCCAAGCGACACGAAAAAGCTGCTCGGGTTTTTTGATGAAATTATCAATAACGGAAATACGTTGATCGTTATTGAACACAATCTGGATATTATTTCACAAGCCGACTGGATTATAGACATTGGCCCAGGAGCAGGAAAGCATGGGGGTAAAATTATTTTTGAGGGTACGGTGCCGGAGCTGCTTAAGGATAGGGGTTTTTATACTGCGGAATATTTGAGGGGGCATTTGGGGTGTGGGTGATTGGAAAGTGTCATACTTTAAGTTTTTAGTTTGCTTTAAAAATATTTTATTTTTTGAGATGTTGTTTTCCAGTTATCCTATGTGATTACAACATTTTGTCAGTTAAAATCCAGTTGCCATACAAATATCTGTAATATCTTTGGAAGTAATCGGCTCTTTTTCTTTTATATAAAATGTTGACTCATTACTCTATTGAGCTTTCATAATAACACTTTTGCTAAAATTAGAGATCAGCTAATAAAAAATAAATATTATTCAGGGTTTTCGGGCTGATCCTCTAATTTTATTTTTTTATCAATTTTGAACAGTTCCCTTCTATACAAATCATATATGTTCCCGGAAGTAAATTTTTTAAATTAATCTCCTTAAATACATTATTATTACTATGATCATGTTGTTTTACTGCAGATGTAAAATCTTTTCCACTCATATCGAATATAGATATTTTAGATCCATTATTCGGATATTTGATTCGGACATAATCTGTAGCAGGGTTTGGGTATATAAGAACTGAATGAATACTGTAATCGGAGTCGTCAGTATGCAGAGTTGGAATTTTCACCAAATTCGTTTGCAGTGTGTTACCGTTATTACTGGTGAATGTTACAACTGTATTTCCACCTGCAATATTTGTTGTTATGTTATTGGTAGGATTGGCCAGCTGCCAGAGGCCAGCCACCGTAACAGTGGTCTGTATAGCTGGAGAAACTCTATAAAAGTTTGATGGGTTATTCCAGATCTGATTAAATCCAAGATATTCATTGTCTGAAAGCAAGTTTAATGGAACTGTCAAACTTATTTTCAGATTATTGCCATTATTTATCTTTTGGCTCATAATAACAGATGGCCTCGAAGTTGAAATCACTTCATTGAAGTTAAAATTGGTTGCAGCATCAAAAATAACATAATTGTAACTATTATCTTCACTGAATTTTACAACATGTGCTGAGGAGTTAAGCTGAAGAACCTGAAAGTAATCTGATAAATTAAGTGCAAAATTTTCCGTTTGTAATGGTGTACTGTTCAGCGCGATTCCATACTGATAGGTGGCGGCTTGTGGTGATGTTCCATGATCTATATAGGCAATCTTATAATTACCGTTTGTATCCGCACTATTTGTGTGATTTCTTGACTGCTGTGTACTTCTTCTTATGTTGAGTATCCCATTCATACCTTGCGCCGGAACTACAAACCCGTTTCCAGCGGCGTCGGTAGCCCAGTGACCACCTTGGGATGCTGTGAAATTCGTGCTTAATCCCGTTTGTGCATTACCGTCGATAATTGTCTGTGTATTTGCAGAAGGAAGCCCGGTTTGAAATAATGTGGTGTGGATTGGGACTGTTCCTCCCAAATTCTTTATGTCTGAACCTAAACAAAAGATTTTATCTTTGTAAAAAAATACTGATTTTAAAGCGGACATAGGAGTAGAAGCGTTCATATCACGATAGTCCAATGCAAATACACCTTTATCGTCCAGACTGGCGTGGGCTAAAAAATTTTGGGTTGAAAATAAGTGCTGTGCATTACCTGCAGCGTTAAGAGACGAAAGAGGTAGTGCTGCAGCTGTAACACCCGGAAGGTGCCGCCAGTCCCATCCATCATCTGTTACCGTTCCAGCGGCTGAGGCAACTCCTAAACCATTGTTCAATCTTGTTTTAGGTGACCCCTGTGAGAAAATTTCCATAGTCCCGGCAGAATTATATCTTCCGAATGCATTTTCTGTTGCACCACCTTCGTAATTCCATACATTTTTGCTTGTTCCTTTTACCGAAACGTGATAACCATTATACTTGTGAATACTCACCCCGCCAAAGGGAAATTTGAAGTGTCCTTGCAGTAAACCCTGAGAGGGTGAAAATAAGTTGATATTACCTAATGACATTTGAAGTCTTGTAAAGACACCAAGTGAGGCAGAATTGTCAATGCTTGTAAAACTATTTCGGTAAAGCTGCCCTGCATCGTTATTAGCTGCAGGATCTGTACTATACAGCAGGAGTAGAGCCTGGTTGTTTAATAAAGTTTCATTTGGGAATCGTCCAGTGAGCGATCTGGGAATCTCATTGTCAGCACAGAATTTTTCATAGACCATCACTGCATTTTTAATGTTGGATACAGACTCAGAGTTCAGTTGATAAGCAGAACCAGCTAAAAAATAATATAACCGTGTAAAAACGTTCAAAGCATCTGCACCATATGAATTTTGATAAGCGGTCAGATGATGAAATATTGTATAATCAGGCTTAATTCCACCAGACCAGCCATTTGCTATTTGCGTAGCTCTATTAGTAAAATTCAATAAATGAGACATCTCGGTCAGTTTTGCAGGATCAGATTCATCAAGACCAAATATGTAACATAATCTAGTCTCTATCCATACTCTTGAAACATCGAGATTAAAGCCCGTATAAGTAAAATTATAATTGGGATTATCCGGCCGTAAATTATAAGTAAGTTTATTAAGAATACCCTGATGATGTGCAAATTCTCCGGCAGCCCTTAATTCATCTTCCATTAAAAGAACACATAAACCGTAGAGATTTGCTCTCAGCCCAAAAGCCGTTGTTGCAGAGAAACTCTCTACAGGTATAGCTTCTGAATGTCCAAAATTAGAATTTTCACTTACACCTTTATTTTTAAAATATTGAAACAAATTCAATATCTGGTTCTTAAGTGCTGGGTCTTTATATCTCTGATTAGATGGAGCACCATTTACAAGTGGTCCTTTGAGATTATACGTAACTACCATATTGTATAGTTGGTTTCTTACCAGATTGATAAAGGTAGCGTCATCGGTACTGTTCGTAAGATTCCAAACAGGTCCGGGAGAAGAAAAGTTGATATTTGTATTGAGATAAGTAATAGCGTTGGTACATCCGCTGTAATATCGTGTGTAAATTTGCGAGGCTTGAGGGGTTGTGAGAATACTGGTGGGGACATTATGATCCGTATAGTATTGAATATATTTAGCTTTAATGTTATTAATTTCACTTATTTGAGATTTGAAAGTTGAAACTATAAAGAACATCAAAAGAATAGTGTAATTTTTCATATTTTAAAAATTAGAATTTTAGAAATTAACCGTGGGTAGCAGCAGATGTTATGGTTCTTTTGCTGAGGTTTGTTCTTTCTTTTATCAATTCCCTTTCATATTCAGCTAAAGAAAGCCATTAAATTTAAAAAAAGTCACCCATTTAGAGTTGAAGTATCCACGCCATCGGTAAGCCCTTTTATTATAATACTTTTACCATTAACATCCGTAACATTTATCAAAATCTCAATCGGCTGTTTCAATTCAAACTTTTCCTCGTGTAACTCCGGGGCATAGCTCCAGAAATTTTTTAATCCAAAGAATTATGGATCGATACTTAATTTAAAAAGTTTTTCCCTTGAGAAAAACTTTTTAAAATTTAATTACTGAGATAAGATTTCTTCCGCCGGTATATCCGGTACTATAATATAGCACCCTGCATGAAAAGGAATACATATTCCTGTCTCAGGACAATAGTACTTTCCAGGAGGACATTTTGAAATTGATTCTGCTCCTTTAATTTCTTTTAGTTTTTCTCTTGATAGAATTTTTAAATTTTTCATAAGAATAGAGTTTGGTTTAATTATAAAAATGATTTTTATTTTCTCAAAGTTAATAAAACATTTATTTAGTATATTCATTTTAATCTTAGTTATTAGTAATAGGAGCCAGGTTCTTTTTTAATTCATCAAACTTTTCTTTGCTCATCATGTCAATTTCCGACAGTTCTTTCGCCTCTTTTAATTTTGCAATCGCTTCTACTCTGGTCATTTTTCTGTTTTCTTAAATATTTACTTATTTCTCCCAAAAACCATTGTTCAAAAAATGTTTTAACTCTGTAAATCTTGAATTTAATGTAGAAAATTTGGCACTGCTTTTTCCGGAATCTGTACAGCTGCTTCATGCTACTCATTTCGACATCAACATCTCCGGAAGCTAATTCTTGGGCATAACTGATCATCATGTCAGGCCTGCATCAGGATTCGCGAGATAACGAAACTCTACTGCAGATCTACAAGTCTGTCGTATGGCAATTCTTTCAGAACCGGCAGAACTCCAATTGGCAACTTGCCCAGCTAAAAAACCTCAGGAGGCGGATCCCCGGTAAAATTTCTCTGCAAATTTGCGCTCTAAGCAAAATGCCGGAAACAAAAAAAAGAGAACCACTTTTCTATTATAAAAGTATTCATTTTCCCCTCATTCTTTCCCTTCACTTGGTCCGATATCACCCAAGTTTTTTTCGTGTAATTTTTATCAAAAAAAGACAAAAAAAAAATAAGCTGTTAAATTATAATACGACGTGTTTTGACGCTGTGCGTCAGTACCTTTGGGTCAGAGATAAGATAAAGAATCCCGGGAAATTAATTGTCTTACCCAACCAAATTTTAACCTTAAAACCAGTCTTTTAAATTATGTGTAAAAAACAGCTAATAATCATTTTTCTTTTATTATTTTCCATTTCCTACGCGCAGAATGAATTTGTTACGCTCTGGAAACCCAATGCAAATGGTATCATTGACCATTCAATACGTTTCGGCGGCA containing:
- a CDS encoding polysaccharide lyase family 8 super-sandwich domain-containing protein, with product MKNYTILLMFFIVSTFKSQISEINNIKAKYIQYYTDHNVPTSILTTPQASQIYTRYYSGCTNAITYLNTNINFSSPGPVWNLTNSTDDATFINLVRNQLYNMVVTYNLKGPLVNGAPSNQRYKDPALKNQILNLFQYFKNKGVSENSNFGHSEAIPVESFSATTAFGLRANLYGLCVLLMEDELRAAGEFAHHQGILNKLTYNLRPDNPNYNFTYTGFNLDVSRVWIETRLCYIFGLDESDPAKLTEMSHLLNFTNRATQIANGWSGGIKPDYTIFHHLTAYQNSYGADALNVFTRLYYFLAGSAYQLNSESVSNIKNAVMVYEKFCADNEIPRSLTGRFPNETLLNNQALLLLYSTDPAANNDAGQLYRNSFTSIDNSASLGVFTRLQMSLGNINLFSPSQGLLQGHFKFPFGGVSIHKYNGYHVSVKGTSKNVWNYEGGATENAFGRYNSAGTMEIFSQGSPKTRLNNGLGVASAAGTVTDDGWDWRHLPGVTAAALPLSSLNAAGNAQHLFSTQNFLAHASLDDKGVFALDYRDMNASTPMSALKSVFFYKDKIFCLGSDIKNLGGTVPIHTTLFQTGLPSANTQTIIDGNAQTGLSTNFTASQGGHWATDAAGNGFVVPAQGMNGILNIRRSTQQSRNHTNSADTNGNYKIAYIDHGTSPQAATYQYGIALNSTPLQTENFALNLSDYFQVLQLNSSAHVVKFSEDNSYNYVIFDAATNFNFNEVISTSRPSVIMSQKINNGNNLKISLTVPLNLLSDNEYLGFNQIWNNPSNFYRVSPAIQTTVTVAGLWQLANPTNNITTNIAGGNTVVTFTSNNGNTLQTNLVKIPTLHTDDSDYSIHSVLIYPNPATDYVRIKYPNNGSKISIFDMSGKDFTSAVKQHDHSNNNVFKEINLKNLLPGTYMICIEGNCSKLIKK
- a CDS encoding bacteriocin-like protein → MKNLKILSREKLKEIKGAESISKCPPGKYYCPETGICIPFHAGCYIIVPDIPAEEILSQ